One Actinomycetota bacterium DNA window includes the following coding sequences:
- the secG gene encoding preprotein translocase subunit SecG produces the protein MVAFLVVIHVLLCVLLVSLILMHSGKDSGLSGAFGVGGGASAYGGSSAIVEKNLTRITVIVAVLFFLMTYVLSITLT, from the coding sequence GTGGTCGCGTTCCTGGTCGTCATACATGTGCTCCTCTGCGTGCTGCTGGTCTCCCTGATCCTCATGCACAGCGGCAAGGACTCGGGCCTCTCCGGCGCCTTCGGCGTTGGCGGGGGCGCCAGTGCCTACGGCGGCTCGTCGGCCATCGTCGAGAAGAACCTCACGCGCATCACGGTGATCGTGGCCGTGCTGTTCTTCCTGATGACCTACGTGCTGAGCATCACGCTCACCTAG
- a CDS encoding methylated-DNA--[protein]-cysteine S-methyltransferase → MSAWEAQVARVDTEHGDRWVAWRDGGVVAVGRTRAEAARRARAAGAGRVVAGDPGRVPAQPDWTLLPGGFRGRALRACHGLAFGEVITYAELARRAGSPRAARAAGSAMAANPLPVVIPCHRVVRSDGGLGGYSAGGTAAKRRMLRTEGVLPPRG, encoded by the coding sequence ATGTCGGCCTGGGAAGCGCAGGTTGCCCGCGTGGACACCGAGCATGGCGATCGCTGGGTTGCCTGGCGCGATGGCGGCGTGGTGGCCGTGGGGCGCACGCGCGCAGAGGCCGCGCGGCGGGCCCGGGCAGCCGGGGCAGGCCGCGTGGTGGCCGGTGATCCCGGGCGGGTGCCCGCGCAGCCTGACTGGACGCTGCTGCCCGGGGGATTCCGCGGCCGGGCCCTTCGGGCATGCCACGGACTCGCGTTCGGTGAGGTCATCACCTACGCCGAACTCGCCCGGCGCGCGGGCAGCCCCCGTGCGGCGCGCGCGGCCGGATCGGCCATGGCCGCCAACCCGCTGCCCGTGGTGATCCCCTGCCACCGCGTGGTCAGGTCGGATGGCGGCCTGGGAGGCTATTCGGCGGGCGGCACCGCGGCGAAGCGCCGGATGCTGCGCACCGAGGGGGTGCTGCCGCCACGTGGCTGA
- the lexA gene encoding transcriptional repressor LexA, which produces MATAPTGRQAEILAFIEDHVERHGYPPTVREIGRGVGLASPSTVHRHLEKLEEGGHLRRDPSKPRAMLVGLPGGRQAASAKQAASAAPAPMTLPLLGAVAAGAPILADEHVEDHVAAPFAADYLLRVQGDSMVNAGILDGDLVAVKQQDDVRDGQIVVALLEDEATVKRAYRESGGVRLEAENEAYDPIRSPDIRVIGRVVGVMRDL; this is translated from the coding sequence ATGGCGACGGCACCGACCGGCAGGCAGGCCGAGATCCTGGCCTTCATCGAGGACCACGTGGAGCGGCACGGCTATCCGCCTACCGTGCGCGAGATCGGCCGGGGGGTGGGCCTGGCGTCGCCGTCCACCGTGCACCGCCACCTCGAGAAGCTCGAGGAGGGCGGCCACCTGCGGCGCGACCCGTCGAAGCCCCGCGCCATGCTGGTGGGGCTGCCGGGTGGAAGGCAGGCCGCCTCCGCCAAGCAGGCCGCCTCCGCCGCGCCGGCGCCCATGACGCTGCCGCTGCTGGGCGCCGTGGCCGCCGGCGCGCCCATACTCGCCGACGAGCACGTGGAGGATCACGTGGCGGCCCCGTTCGCGGCCGACTACCTGCTGAGGGTGCAGGGCGACTCGATGGTCAACGCGGGAATCCTCGACGGCGACCTGGTGGCCGTGAAGCAGCAGGACGACGTGCGCGACGGGCAGATCGTGGTGGCGCTGCTGGAGGACGAGGCCACCGTGAAGCGCGCGTACCGCGAGTCCGGCGGCGTGCGGCTGGAGGCCGAGAACGAGGCCTACGACCCCATCCGCAGTCCCGATATCAGGGTGATCGGACGGGTCGTGGGCGTGATGCGCGACCTCTAG